The DNA region TGTTACCATGAATCAACCACCATCGTTCTGCCCCTACTGTGGGTCGCCGGTTGAGGGCGTCGATTCGCCGATGCACTCGAGGGTCGAGACGTCGATGGTCTACCGCTGCGAGTCGTGCGACGACTACGTCTTCTACAACCCAACGCCGGGCGGGAGCGCTGTCGTCGTCGACGGCGACGCCCTGCTCCTAGTCGAGGACTTTCGCGCCTCGGGGGAGTGGAAACTGCCGTCCGGACGAGTCGAACTCGGCGAATCGATGCGGGAAGGCGTCGCCCGCGAACTCGAGGAGGAAACCGGACTCGTCGTCGACCCCAACGACCTCGTGTATTTCCACGACGAGGCGGGAGAACCGGTTCCGGAACAGTACATGGTGAACGTCGAGTACGCCGTCCCTCGTTCGAAGACGAGCGGGACCCTCGAGGCCAGGTCAGACGCGACGGACGCCCGCTTTTTCACCCCCGACGACTTCGAGTCCTCGGCGTCCGTCCTCAGGGAGTCACACGTGGACCGGTTCGGTGACGAGAGTTTGCCGTGGCTCCTCGGGGAGGCCAGGTCGGCACTCGATACGCGGTCGAACGCCTCGCGCTAATTGGGTTCAGATGATGTCCGCGATACGCCGCGGTTCGCCTTGGAGATTCGGCTGTTCGGCCACCATCTGCAGCACCTCGTGGTCGGTCACCTCGGGGTAGGGTTTTCCAACGGCTTCCTCGATGAGGGCGCGCTCGAGGCGAAACTCGGTTCCTTCGTAGACGACGTCGACGCCAGCATCGTCGAACGCGAGTGTGGTCATACCGCCATCGAAGCGACGCGCGAGCAAAAAAGATGCGAACTGCGGGGCGTCCGCCCGCTCGACCTCGCCTGCGTTCGGCGCTCGAGGCCCCGTCTGCCGTCCGTCAGACGTTCGCGCGGGGTTTATTACCCGGGGGTCACATTGGCTCAGAGTGTGGCGTTCAGTAGCGATCCGCTCGACGAACTCGTCGTGCCGACGGGGACGGAAGCCGAGGAGCACGACCTCGTAACCGGCGGCGACGTACTCGTCGGCGGTCGGTCGACGGTCGAGTTCGGCGTTCGCGGGCGAAACGTCCTCGCCGGTGAGGGCGCCGAGTTCGGCGGATCGATCGAAGCCGAGGGCGACTGTCGACTCGACATGTGGTGTGAGGTGGCCGACAACGTCCTCGTCGGCGAGGACGCCTACCTCGGTGAGCGCGTCCACGTCGGTGGCGAACTCAAGGTCGCGGGCGACCTCGACATCGGCGACGACGTCGACATCGAGGAGGGCTTCGAGGCAAACGGCTGGATCGTCATCCGCAACCCGATGCCGACGATCATCTTCCTGTTCATGTACCTCAAACACCTCCTCCTGATCGGCGAGGAGGACGCCGCCCAGCAACTCATCTCCGAGGTCGTCGACGACGACGCCGAACCCGAAACGGAACCGCTCGTCATCCCGCGGAACGCGACCGTCAGCGACGACGCCTGGCGGGTCTCGACGCCAGCCCGGATCGGCGACGACTGTCGACTCCACGGCAACGTCCGCGCGGAGACGATTTCCGTTGGGACCGACGGCAACGTCTTCGGCAGCCTCCGGGCTCGAGGCGACATCTCGGTCGGCGAAGGAACCCGCATCCACGGCGACGTGACGACTCGAGACGGCGCCGTCGCGCTCGGTCCCGACGTTCGTGTGCTGGGCGACGTCTCCTGTTCGGACCTCGAACTCAACCCCGGCGCGGAGGTCGACGGCTCGATCCGGGCCAGCGGCGAAATCACGATGCGGACGACGGAGCGCGACCTCGAGTAGCGCGCTCGAGTGGCGTGGACGGCTCGTAAAGATCGTTCTGACGACCGCAGTGTGACGCGTCGAGCACGTGCTACCGCCGCGAGCGTCGGAAAAACCGGCTCGTATCTCGAAAAAAACCGCCACGTCAGCGGATTTCACCACCATTCTTAATAACACCTGTTGTGATGGAACGTACTAGGCATGATACGAACAACCATACCACGTGAGTGGAGGCGAGTATGCGATCGATAGTGCTGACGAAGGGGGTCCCGGACTTCTCGGAGGGAGCCGTCTCCTTCGACGAGGACGGCCACCTCGAGCGGGGGAAGACGCCGACGGTGATGAACCCGAACGACTACTTCGCACTCCAGGCCGCCCTACAGACGAAGGTCCGCCACGGGGGCCACGTCACGGGGATGAGTATGGGGCCGCCGAGTTACGCGAGCGTTCTGGAGGAGGCGATGGAGTCAGTCTACGCCGATGACAGCATCCTGCTCTCGGACCGGGAACTCGCAGCGTCGGACACGTGGGCGACCGCGATCACGCTCTCGGCGGGGATCGAGAAGTACCAGGAGGAGATCGCGGACGTCGACCTCGTGTTTGCGGGCTTCAAAACGGCCGACGGGGAGACGGGCCACACCGGTCCGCAGACCACCTGGTGTCTCGACTGGCCGATCGTCACCCACGTCCTGGCCCTGGACATCGACCCCGACGAGGGAATGTTGCGAGCGAAGCGTCTCGTCGAGGGCGACGTCGACGAGATCGAAACGGTCGAAGCGCCCCTGCCGTGCGTCGTCATCGCCGATCCGGAATTCGAGCCGACCTACCGGAAGGCAGCCCACCGCCTCGAGCACAAGCGACTCCGCGCCGAGACCCAGGAGCGGGTGGCCGACCACGAGG from Natronosalvus rutilus includes:
- a CDS encoding polymer-forming cytoskeletal protein, translating into MAFSSDPLDELVVPTGTEAEEHDLVTGGDVLVGGRSTVEFGVRGRNVLAGEGAEFGGSIEAEGDCRLDMWCEVADNVLVGEDAYLGERVHVGGELKVAGDLDIGDDVDIEEGFEANGWIVIRNPMPTIIFLFMYLKHLLLIGEEDAAQQLISEVVDDDAEPETEPLVIPRNATVSDDAWRVSTPARIGDDCRLHGNVRAETISVGTDGNVFGSLRARGDISVGEGTRIHGDVTTRDGAVALGPDVRVLGDVSCSDLELNPGAEVDGSIRASGEITMRTTERDLE
- a CDS encoding DUF5800 family protein, with product MTTLAFDDAGVDVVYEGTEFRLERALIEEAVGKPYPEVTDHEVLQMVAEQPNLQGEPRRIADII
- a CDS encoding NUDIX domain-containing protein produces the protein MNQPPSFCPYCGSPVEGVDSPMHSRVETSMVYRCESCDDYVFYNPTPGGSAVVVDGDALLLVEDFRASGEWKLPSGRVELGESMREGVARELEEETGLVVDPNDLVYFHDEAGEPVPEQYMVNVEYAVPRSKTSGTLEARSDATDARFFTPDDFESSASVLRESHVDRFGDESLPWLLGEARSALDTRSNASR
- a CDS encoding electron transfer flavoprotein subunit beta/FixA family protein, whose amino-acid sequence is MRSIVLTKGVPDFSEGAVSFDEDGHLERGKTPTVMNPNDYFALQAALQTKVRHGGHVTGMSMGPPSYASVLEEAMESVYADDSILLSDRELAASDTWATAITLSAGIEKYQEEIADVDLVFAGFKTADGETGHTGPQTTWCLDWPIVTHVLALDIDPDEGMLRAKRLVEGDVDEIETVEAPLPCVVIADPEFEPTYRKAAHRLEHKRLRAETQERVADHEEELTTWNHQDLNLDPDYIGLDGSPTIVSSVDPIPKAPSEREATMVDPGDDDGMGQVLEELQPFATGD